One genomic window of Candidatus Pseudobacter hemicellulosilyticus includes the following:
- a CDS encoding DUF4290 domain-containing protein yields MHSNIEEIEEMEYNTTRNHLIMREYGRHIQKMIEYLLSIEDRETRQRNAYAVIELMGFLNPHLKNVEDFRHKLWDHLFLISDFKLDVESPYPIPTRETLKARPNPLPYPKRYPKFSHLGKNLELVINKALKEEGEKRQGFANAIAYYMKLAYNNWHKETVHDDGIQSELSNITDGQLTFTNTPYVRQHRNEGRERNERSSSNYGDYRNKRGGGGGGGKFQQRDNRGGGGGGRNDRGGGGKFNKKRYK; encoded by the coding sequence ATGCATAGCAACATAGAAGAAATAGAAGAAATGGAATACAATACTACCAGGAATCACCTGATCATGCGTGAATATGGCAGACATATTCAGAAGATGATCGAGTACCTGCTCAGTATTGAAGACCGGGAGACCCGCCAGCGGAATGCTTATGCGGTGATTGAACTCATGGGTTTTCTCAATCCTCACCTGAAGAACGTTGAAGATTTTCGTCATAAACTCTGGGATCATCTTTTCCTCATCTCTGATTTCAAACTGGATGTGGAATCGCCTTATCCCATTCCCACACGTGAAACACTGAAAGCAAGACCCAATCCCCTGCCTTATCCCAAAAGGTATCCTAAGTTCTCCCACCTGGGCAAGAACCTGGAACTGGTGATCAATAAGGCACTCAAGGAAGAAGGCGAAAAACGCCAGGGCTTTGCCAATGCCATCGCTTACTACATGAAGCTGGCCTACAACAACTGGCATAAAGAGACCGTACACGATGACGGTATCCAGAGTGAGCTCAGCAACATCACCGATGGTCAGCTTACCTTTACCAATACACCATACGTTCGCCAGCATCGCAATGAAGGCCGGGAACGGAATGAGCGCAGCAGTAGCAACTACGGCGACTACCGCAACAAACGTGGCGGTGGAGGCGGTGGCGGTAAGTTCCAGCAAAGGGACAACCGCGGAGGCGGAGGCGGCGGCCGCAATGATCGCGGCGGTGGCGGTAAGTTCAATAAGAAAAGATATAAGTAG
- the murA gene encoding UDP-N-acetylglucosamine 1-carboxyvinyltransferase, which produces MHFEVTGGKKLSGTIIPQGAKNEALQIISAVLLTPEKVTITNIPDILDVNLLIELLADMNVKIERPQRDTCIFQADNVDIDYLHSASYRQKSGRLRGSVMFAGPMLARFRKAFIPKPGGDKIGRRRLDTHIIGFEKLGAQFTYHPEDGFFHLEAPNLKGAYLLLDEPSVTGTANIILAAVMAQGTTTIYNAACEPYIQQLCRMLTSMGARIQGIGSNLLTVEGVSYLGGASHRMLPDMIEIGSFIGLAAMTQSDITIKDVSLDNLGIIPEKFKQLGIKMEFIGDDIHVPAQDIYEIQTFLDGSVLTIYDHPWPGFTPDLLSIVLVVATQARGSVLVHQKMFESRLFFVDKLIDMGAQIILCDPHRAAVIGLGREQSLRGITMSSPDIRAGVSLLIAALSAEGKSVIQNIEQIDRGYQHIDERLRGIGAEIVRVG; this is translated from the coding sequence ATGCATTTTGAAGTCACCGGTGGCAAAAAACTGAGCGGCACCATTATCCCGCAGGGAGCCAAGAACGAGGCATTACAGATCATCAGCGCCGTGCTGCTGACACCAGAAAAAGTGACCATCACCAATATTCCCGATATCCTTGATGTCAACCTGCTGATAGAACTGCTGGCAGACATGAATGTCAAAATTGAAAGACCGCAGCGGGACACCTGTATCTTCCAGGCCGACAATGTAGATATCGATTACCTGCACAGCGCTTCCTACCGCCAGAAAAGCGGCCGGCTGCGCGGCTCCGTGATGTTTGCCGGTCCCATGCTGGCGCGCTTCCGCAAAGCTTTTATTCCCAAGCCAGGTGGTGATAAGATCGGCAGAAGACGCCTGGACACCCATATCATCGGCTTCGAGAAACTGGGCGCCCAATTCACCTATCATCCCGAAGACGGGTTCTTCCACCTGGAAGCCCCCAACCTTAAAGGCGCTTACCTCCTGCTGGACGAGCCCTCCGTAACGGGCACCGCCAATATCATCCTGGCAGCCGTCATGGCACAGGGCACTACTACCATCTATAACGCCGCCTGCGAACCCTATATACAGCAGCTTTGTCGCATGCTAACGAGCATGGGCGCCCGCATACAGGGTATAGGCAGTAACCTGCTCACCGTAGAAGGTGTCAGCTATCTCGGCGGCGCCAGCCACCGCATGCTGCCAGATATGATCGAGATCGGCTCCTTTATCGGCCTCGCCGCCATGACACAGAGCGATATCACCATCAAGGACGTCAGCCTGGATAACCTCGGCATCATTCCCGAAAAATTCAAACAGCTGGGCATCAAAATGGAATTCATCGGTGATGATATCCATGTGCCTGCCCAGGACATCTACGAGATACAGACTTTCCTGGACGGCTCCGTCCTCACCATCTATGATCATCCCTGGCCCGGCTTCACTCCCGACCTGCTCAGCATTGTGCTGGTAGTGGCCACACAGGCGCGTGGCAGTGTGCTGGTACACCAGAAGATGTTCGAAAGCCGCCTGTTCTTTGTTGACAAACTGATTGACATGGGCGCACAGATCATTCTCTGCGATCCCCATCGCGCTGCCGTCATCGGCCTTGGCCGCGAACAGAGCCTGCGCGGTATCACCATGAGCAGCCCCGATATACGCGCCGGCGTTTCCCTGCTGATTGCCGCCCTCAGCGCCGAAGGCAAAAGCGTGATCCAGAATATTGAACAGATCGACAGAGGCTATCAGCATATTGACGAAAGGCTGAGAGGAATTGGCGCAGAGATAGTACGTGTGGGATAG